GCTAGATAACCGTTTAGTATTTGGTATACATCCCTGGAATTAATCGAACATATGCGTCCGACACGAAATCGCGCACAAAAATAacgtaacagaacggtccaaaacagaaaagaatcTCAAACGGCTTTGGGCAAAATATTCAACGCACCCCCTACGTAATGTCACGAGAACAAGGCACTTTACAGCTACAATGACGAGTGGAACTAACAGTCAATCGGAACCGACTACCATACCCTATACAGCTATATCAATCTTGCGCTTTCGCGCGGCTACCAAAATATACAGATCAAAGAGTGGCAAAGCACATGGGGAGATCCCCATTGCGAGTCGCTTGCACGGCAGTTTCCCGGCCATCTACATAATCTCTACGGCACTCGACACCCATTCACACTTGGACTTTTCACATGAACGTCTACATACACACCACCTGCCCCATTCATTCAGTGCCGTGGAAAGCAtgctccggagacgaagctcATCCCCAGCTAGCGACACCTTGGTTAGAATCAGAGCTTTAGGCTTCGATTGTCCTTACACGTTACTTCTAAACCCCTAAGGTAACATATTGGTGGGCTGCGGGTTGGGACTTAAACTACGGCGAATTTCCGTCTGCTTGCCGACGAGAATGTCCCGGATCTGTGCGACCGGTTTCGTTAGGTAGACTGGGACGTGGTCATCGCGGCGCTGGAACAGGCACTCACCCTCGAACTGGATGAGGTCGTGTTTACGGGCGCGCAACAACAGTCCCACCAGTTTATCGTTGATGTGTGTGTAAATCTGTGGAGAGGAAAGAAGGATGTTTAAGAGATTGTTTCAAGCCGATTGTTTCAAGTAACAGAGGAACACTACAGCTTGCTATGTCACCGCGGCTAATCGCCGATACGTACATTAAACAGTTCACCGAAGTAGATCATTTTGATATCGGGATTCTTCTTGGATACCGGTTTGCCATCAGTGTCGATCACCTGACAGAGTTCGAGCATTTCCTGGTACACCTGGATGTTGGCCTTCTTACCTCGGTATTCGGTAAGACTGCCCGCTTTAGGTCTACGGAAAGTGAAATGAAGCGGAAGGTAACCAAATTCGGATTTAATTACGAGGTATCCAagaaattcattaaatttgaaaaacGGAACACACTCTAGTTTTAGTATAGACTTACATTCTACGGATGTTAAATACGTTTTTATTAGTGGTGTTAGATCAGATTGAAGTATGCGCATTTCTTATTTTGCGAAGAAACGTATACGGAATTATACGGAAGAAATTGGAGCGCCTCGCCCGAACCTCAGGAAACATGAAACTAACAAACAGGCAGCTTCTAGTGACTAGTTTAGCAGTTCTCGTGTAAGTCAAAGAAATGCGACTGTATGTGGGTGCGCTTATCATTAGATCATGCATCCGTGTTCATTACGATGCAACTTCTCCTTCCTCGGCTAGGTGGGTCGTGCCGAATCAGCCAAGCATAAATGCGCATTACAGACTGCTGCATGTTTTGCCGCTCCGAGTAGCTCGCTCCCAGCGTAGCCGTATGGCCCAGAAACGCCCACGACGAGGAGGACTTAAATCGTGTCCGAACGCATGAAGCCATGTCAATTGCATACACGGTGAGTGACAGAGTAGAGGAAGAATAATGTGTAATTGGCTATGGTTATGACGCCTTGTGCTATCACGATTACATCACATCAGTATGCCGAAGCGAAGTCAGTCACAAGCGGAGATCCAAAGCACCGAAAAGGCGTTTGGGCATGGGAAGTACTAAAACTACTAGAGTGCACAAATCAATGAAGCGAATTGTGCACAACTTTCGCTAGACTAGGCTAGGCTGCACGGAACTCCAAACATTGGGCGTAAGGTTAGCATTATTGATTAGCGTATGCGCGATCGATCAGCTGACCAGGTCAGAACAGAAAGCCAGCCAGTAGAGACCAGGGTGCGTGCATGTTTTGCTGTGCTGCGGCTTAACAATGTCGAGGTGATCGAGCTCCGCGGTGAAGCTTCTCCATTACACGTCCTTGCCAGTTGGGTTGGTGCACTTACTTGCCGTACTCCTCCTTGCTGATTTGTAGCCTTGCCATGCCGCGCGTCGCCTGTGCATCGGAGAACGGATTGGAGAGTTGCGATTCCCGATGGCTCTGGGCAGTCTGGTTGAACAGGGCCACCTTCGACGAGAGTGGAGAGTCCTGTgcgaaaaagagagaagaagaaacatgCGAATTAGTCAGTGGGACTTGGGTATTCCGATGTGcgtaaaaaaagaacatggAAGCGTATGCAAGGAACGATCGTTAGTACAGCATCGGTCAGGCGAACGGGCACCGCAATGGCGCATCGGATGGTCATCAACTTGGGTGAAAAGGTTCTGCAAGGACTGTGCGTCCGTTTCGCTTATATCGCTACGTTTCAGCTCGTAGCACGCGACCAGACGTCGCACGTTCGGACCACGCACTACTTCCGGCTCGGGATCACGCTGCTGACGGCGATCGAGCGACATTtggtgatggtgctgctgctgccgtcggcGACACGATCGCTGACGGCGCAGTCCCTCTTCGCGTAGAATTCGCTCCCGGAGATGATCCTCCTCCAGCAGGAGACGACGTTCCAGCCGTCGCAGTCGCGCCTCACGGCCCGTTTCTTCGTCCTCCTCGAGGTCCTCCGTTGCGGTACTTGCATCCTCTTGCTGGCGACGTTGCGCACGGCGCTGCTGAGTGCGGGTACGCTGACCACGCGATGCACGCCGTCGTGGAGCTTCCTCTTCCTCGGCGGGATCTTCCTCCTCTAGCggttcttcctcctcctctggTGGGTTGTTACGACGGCGTGCAGTTTGGCGTCTTGGGGCCGGTGCTTGAGCACGATTTGCCCGCGGTCTTCGCGCAGCACGAGGCTGTTCTTCTTCCTGCTCTTCTTCTGCGTTGTCTTCCTCCTCGGGTTCTGCCGGTTCTGGTTGTCGCGGACGACGCGCCTGCGCTCGTTGACGTTGCTGCTGTCCACGCTGCGATGCCCGGGCAGGACGTCGAGCCGGTTCCGGCTCGGGTTCCTCTTCCGgctcttcttcctcctcctgctgttgttgtggacGTGCCCGTCTGGGGCGTCGTGCCGGTGCCTGCCGACGAACCGTTGCCCGTGCACGCGGTCTGGGGCGTGGCTGGGGTTCTggctcttcctcctcctcttccgGCTCCTCCGGCTCTTCCTCGGGTTCCGACTGTGCCGGGCGTCTGGGCCGTTGCGCGGCCGGTCTGCGTTGAGAGCGGCGCGAGGCAGGACGTGTCCTCGGTGGCTCTTCCTCCTCGAGTggttcctcttcctcctcttccgCGTCAGTCACGAATCGTCTGCTGGCACGACTTCCGGCCCGACTGCGCCGTAGTTCCCGCTCTTCCAGCCTCAACAGGCGGCGCTGTGTCAACTCCAGTCCGGCATCGAGACAGATGCAGCAGCTACGCTGACACGTCTGACAGTTTGAGTGCTCCGGAGCACTGCGGAACACGCGCGAAACAATTCCACCCATGCTGGAATGCACACGATGTAAGATCCCTCAATTCCTAGCTCTTCTAGTCAGGACTCCGTGGAGCGCACTAAACAGACACTTTGCGGTGTCTTGCCGCGTAGAAGCCACTAGCGCAACTCTACGTTCGCACTCACTACGTAGAATTGAGCGTGGACGTGTTTTACTGCTGCTTTGTGCCCCGCGGCCAAAGAAGAAGAGAACCGTTTTGCCAGAACTTTACCGCTCGAACGATCGAACGTAACAAACTGATCGTGCTAGCGCGGCTGAAGCTTTTATTGATTGGTAGCCTCTTTCGGGGTCAGTCGAACGGATGGGCTATGATGTGCCACTGCCACGGCCGGAAATGAAGCATTGCTGAGCGCGAAGCCTGCGTGCAGGCACGTTTCGCTTGACCCCCGCGCCAAGGAGCGCTCAGATCACGCGCCACAACATCACCAAAGCGAGGGGAGGTTGTTTGGCTGGAAGCGAAAATCCAAAAAGGACGAACCTTTTATTTTCTCCAAGGTACCCGCGACTGCAAGATTCGCTGCAACTCCACGATTTGGCAATTCGTGATTGCATGGGATGGTTTACATAATCAAATCATGATTGTGTCAGATGTCATCTGCAAACTTCCAGTGCTCCCAGTGAAAGCGATCTGGAGCTACGGAGCGGTGCACTAAAACCCATTTATTATGCCATTAAGTGGATCGCTACTTCGGGATGAATAATACTTTGTATGGCTCCCATGAGAAAACCCATAGACAACGAACGATCTTTCATCAGACTTTCTCACAGACGTTGCACTCGATCTACTTCTATGACGACACCTTCCCGCCCAGTGACAGCTGATATCATCCACTCCCCCTCAGCGAACCGTTGCGAGACAAAGCATCACATCATCGAAAGTGATCTACTAGCTGACGTGTGCAGAGGCTGCGTTTCACTCTCAGCCAAAGATCACCCACCCGGTAAACATGTGTGGCGGACCGATAGTGGCATAGCGCTTTAATAGGCGCATTTTCCCAGACGCTGGCGTGTTAATGAGGGAAATGACGTTCCCTAACGCTGGAGGGGACCTCCCAAGGTTCGTCTCACGCTGCGTTATTCTCCGTTCGCCGCTAGGGTTTCGCCTCACCGGACACCTCCCCCAGATTGAACAGGaggaatggaaaagaaaatatgaaatcaTCACTTAGCGTCGATCGCATTGCTTACACCTTCTCACCACGGAGCGTCTTAAGATTGTTAGCGCTTTAAGGGGTTGAactttcgatttcattttcgTCGACGGCCCTTCTCACTCGAgctacgaacaaaaaaacggcacacCGGATAACGGTGAAAAGCGCAACCGGTGGGAAAACATTGGTTCTTCCACGTTCGTTGAAGTTCGTCGACAGAAGGCGAAGCAGATGAAAGGCGAACAGTTTGCTGATAGAACTGTTTAAAGTACGGCgagaataaaattatatctCATTAATGGTAATGTGCAGGTATGGCTACCTATTTCCCACATGGGACAGACCAATTCACACATCGAAGACTGACCAATGGATAATTGTGTTGTGGCAGTGTTGAAGTGTTATTTCGTGCTCGTTCTCCAAGGCAAACCTCAGTCATCGTATTGAACCTTACATTAATCCAGTACATGTCCGCGGAGATCTTCACATGGAATCCAACGGGACTTGTAGCTTCTCATCACTTTCGATTGTGGGTCATTTGGAGTTTCGTGCGAAGGTAACGAACGTACCAAAAAAAGAGAGTTCCTCGGGTAGTACCTTCCACCGTAGTACATGAAGTGGCTCATTGAAGCTTAATGATTCGATTAGCACATGAAGCAGGGAAGTAAATGAAAAGTACTACTCTTCTGACGGATCGATatcccacatacacacacacatgggtGTACAATTTGCCCACTTTCACAACACGTGATCGCTCCCGGGGGAGGCTCGTGTGAACAGAAGTGGCCGCATTGTGGAAAGACCCGTAAGC
The Anopheles moucheti chromosome 2, idAnoMoucSN_F20_07, whole genome shotgun sequence genome window above contains:
- the LOC128310173 gene encoding actin-binding Rho-activating protein, translated to MTDVAHELGALRLIVDSPLSSKVALFNQTAQSHRESQLSNPFSDAQATRGMARLQISKEEYGKPKAGSLTEYRGKKANIQVYQEMLELCQVIDTDGKPVSKKNPDIKMIYFGELFNIYTHINDKLVGLLLRARKHDLIQFEGECLFQRRDDHVPVYLTKPVAQIRDILVGKQTEIRRSLSPNPQPTNMLP